DNA sequence from the Paramormyrops kingsleyae isolate MSU_618 chromosome 14, PKINGS_0.4, whole genome shotgun sequence genome:
GCCCAGGGAGGGCAAATCACCTTGAGCTACTGATCCTTTGAAGTCTTCAATGATGCTTcggtcaaaataaaataataattaaataatacagAGACGAAgaaaaaattttaattaaaaatacaggGAAGAATGAAATTAAAGTTTCATTTAAGGGATATGATCAATGAACTAAGTACTGTTAGAACAAGcattctgtttgttgttttttttaatgtgttttttctctctctctgaaacTTTGGCACTGATACCCTTTTGCTAAAGAACGTACTACTTTGTCGTTGTGGCAGCTTGTATGTGTACGgaaaagcaagacttttatttcaGATCAAGTCTGGCCGGTATGGTTTCAGTTTTCCGTATCGGCAGCCCTGCTGAGCACATTGCCGGTGCGGCTCGAGGCGGCGCGTAATAACTTCCAGGCGCAAGCTGCCTCTTGCCTCATTCTGGGTGTCGCAACGAGCGCGAGCCGCGTCGGAAATAACCGCCTTATGGGCGCACGCGGGTACCTTACGTGCCGAGCCAAGACAGGCTTGCCGTCTCTTATTCTTATTTGATTATTGTTATGAtttttcgccttgtttttattttgttctttcGCAGAGCTGTTAGATGGGTTCAAATTTTGTATGATACACTCCTACTAAGAAGATCTGCTTATTTGAAAATAAGTAAACAAAGATTCACATTCAGATCAGTTGCCAAATCAGTTTATTAAATTGTTGCCAGTACATTTGATAAAAATTAAGCCCCGTAAGTTTGGTACCGTTTTAATAGACGGGTTTTGTCCTAAAGCCGCTCAGGTGTGTAGAATTCCTGTCGATTTTAAGATTAACCTCAAAATAGGTTTCTCAGAATGTCTTTTAGCctctttttaattgtttttttttgtgttggcTTGACAGGAAGTTGACTTGTTTTTCTGGCTTTGTGCAGGTCGAAGAATGGAACTGGCCAACCACGGTCTCGTTCTCCTTCAGCAGCTCAATGCACAGAGAGGGTTTGGTTTCCTGTGCGACTGCACCGTGGCCATCGGCGATGTCTTCTTCAAAGCTCACAAAGCTGTCCTGGCGTCCTTCTCCAACTACTTTAGGATGCTCTTTATCCACCAGGACAGGTACTGTGAGACCTCACCCGGGGGGCCGGAGATCGCAAGGTCCCTCTCGCGGCTTGTGTTCTGGTAGATCTGTAATTTGCGTTCATAAAAGTGCTCTCATGAGTTATCCCGGCCACTGCATGTGTTTTTAAGCTACCAAGAAATATAAAGCATAGTAGAATTGAATGTTGGTTTTCAGTTGATTTCATGAGTGTCCTAGTGTGATGAGTTTACCATGTGGTTGTGTGTTTTGTTCACCCCTGTTTTaactgctgctctctgctcccttcAGTGACTGTGTCCGGCTGAAGCCTGCAGACATCCAGCCTGACATCTTCAGCTACCTCCTGAACCTGATGTACACAGGCAAGCTGGCCCCGCAGCTTATCGACCCTCTGCGACTGGAGCAGGGTGTGAAGTTCCTGCACGCCTTCCCTCTGCTCCAGGAAGCCAGCATGGCCAGCCAGGGCACACTGTTGCACGTGGAGCAGAGCGCACTGCTGACCACGTCGCTCTACGGCATCCAGATCTCGGACCAGCAGCCCGGCGGGTTTTCGTCCAGGACGCACCTCTCCCCCCCAATAGAGGCAGATGTCTTAGAGGTCAAGGGCCCCTCCGAGCTTCTCCCAGAGCCGATTCCGTCCTCCTCAGAGGACGTGGAGATGCTGGGCGAGAGCCCCAGGGCTAACACCATCCTCCATGTCAAGCCTAGCATCATGAAAAGGAACGCATCCTTCCGGAAGCATTATTCCTGccacctttgtggggaccgtttcAGCCAGCGGGGTCTCCTACGGGATCACCTTCTCCTCCACGCTCAGGTGACGTTCCCTTCAGAGGCTCTCCTCTCTGGGGTTTTGCCCCTTCCTTGTGCCTCTACCCCAGAGCAGTGTTCACGAGACCCGGACGAGCCCCAGCGCGTGGCCAGCgacggcggcggcggcagcgaCGGCGAGCAACACCTGGCAACCGACTCGCCCCACGCGGAGGGCCTTCAGTCGCAGTCAGAGACCCCACCTCCCTCAGACATAGCGGACATCGACAACCTGGAGGCCATGGACCTGGAGCGCGAGGTCAAGCGGCGCAAGTACGAGTGCTCCACGTGCGGCCGCaaattcatccagaagagccaCTGGAGGGAGCACATGTATATCCACACCGGCAAGCCGTACAAGTGCAGTGCCTGCGGAAAGAGCTTCTGTCGCGCCAACCAGGCGGCACGCCACGTGTGTCTCCACCAGAGTTCCGACTCCTACACCATGGTCAACAGGCGCAGCATAGAGCTGTGCCCCAACGAAGACAACAGCCAGGTGGAGGCGCTCTTTCTGTCTGCCAGCCGGCCTTACAAATGCAGTGTCTGTGAGATGAGTCTGTCTAGCCCCGGTGAGGTCATGAAACACGCTTGCTTCGCACTAAATGCTAAGGTCCCCTCTGATTCGGACAGCCAGTCGGCACTGCCGGGTGATGAACTGCCGAAAGATGAGGGGTCGGACTCCTCGGACGCCAAACCATTTATCAATCTTATTAAAAccgaggacattttagtggaatAGGACTATCTTTGTAGGTGCAGCAATGTTTTTATTTAGCTAGCTTTAGTTGTACAAATACCAAACGGGTTTATTTggttttttataaatatatgccGTAAAATATCCTCTTACGGCGTCCAGTGTTACAGTTATGAAGATGAAtagaattcattttttttttggaattgtAATAGTAAAAGATCAGTATATGCTTGCACAACAAAGAATTTAGAACTTTAGCTTTTGTGATACCTCGCTATTGTTTCGTAAAGTTTTTTATTAGAATGTTTTTATCGCTTAATTACGAAACACTGCCATTTGCTGAAAAAGCTGAGCAAAGGTATTTCAAACTCAGCTATTCTTTAAATCACTGTCCGCCCATGTGCCCAGGGTCCAGGTGTAGTTTCTCttgtttcttaattttttttcacattGCAGCAGGGAAAGTATTAAAGTCCATAGCCTCCTGGTGCACTATTAGGGCATTAGGGACATTTCATTTCAGGAACTCTTCATTTATTGCTACCGTTTCACTGATAAGGAAATAAcaaggcatttttagtttttgcagCTGAAAAAGTAGCTTGACTGCTGAATTGCAGATAATATGCATATTCCTAAATTCTGAATTCTGTAGTTTTTTTATGCCATCACGTCACTTAGATATTTACTTCTCCAACCAGATTATTTCTGTGGTGAAGACGTGGTCAGGTAGAACTAAAATGTagacattaataataatacgtATAAAACAGCTAGGTAGTACTCCATAATTTGTACAAAAACTGCGATTGGCTGGTTGTGTTGGCGTTACGTTAAGCCCCTCCCACTTTGAGCCCAGTGGAAAAATAATGCATGAACAAATTAAGTTTTGTTTTCTCAAATGGGTAAAATTAGGTATATGTAAATACGCTGTTATTAAAATACTGGAGAGCTCTGAAACCTAATATTGAAATTCTGTGAAATGAACATATACTTGCAAAATCATGGTTAAAAACAGTTAAAATTATTGCAATTAGATCCTTAGAGAAATACATCTGCCACAATTACTAAATATgaattgtttaattaaagtttagTTAATTAATCAGGTGGCGCATAACttgttcattaattaatttgatCATTCTCTAAAATTTTTAAGCAATAAGAGCAAGATACATAGTAATAACGTTTCCCTTGATTCAGTGTTGATAGAGAATGTAGTTAATCTATACAGAAACTGGAAACACTGGCCTGCTTTCAGCTCTTGGCGATCACGCGCCGCTGTTTGCTGCGTTTGTTCAACTTTTCATAGCTAAGTTTGATGTATGTCATATGCTAAATTTTAAAACCAAGAAtgagtttaaaaatgttaatgtgaaTAGGTCAGTTTCTGCATAATGTATTTTTGCCAGTTCAGCAATTTTACTTGAACCTCTTCATAGAATCCAAAATTTCAAGTTTTACGAAGTTTTGTACCGAATACTGTATTTTCAAAAACAAGTTACAATATTTGTGCCTATATAGTGTTACGACTTTATGTAGAACCTAGCGATCaggtattaaagttttttacgctttttatattttgattttttacAACATTGACTGGTTGAGCAAATACTAATTTATATTTTCATCTTGTCATCAGTAATGTTACGTCCTTTTAATGGATTGTGCAGCTCTCCGTACCGCGTTCATTCGTGATGTCTACGGCTTTGCAGGAATGTTGTGTGATATTGCAAATCTGGAATGACACTATTGACTAAAAAGCAACAACGAATCCCATAATTATTATGGATTTTGTTTTGGAAGACTGTTCGCTTGCGACAGGGGTTGGATAGTTATGGGTTTATGGTGGGACTGCTGTGTCTGACGACTTCCTGCATTGAAGTAGATGCATCATCACACACGGGGTGTATTGCAACAGGCTGCGTTGCATAGTGAAGACTACTGAAGAGAAGTTTGACTCAAAAGTGAATCCTTAGGTATTAAACGGGCTTAAAATGACCAGCTTGCGActgtatttggggggggggggactttaaACAGCCGGGGGAAAAAGAAAAtcgtgttttgtttgtttttggttttcCTTCATTTATGTACTGGGCTTTATATTACAAACGGGTCACATTGGAAATGTCACAGAGGCAGGACGTTTGCTGTGATCTGTGTCCTCAGGAATGTATGCTATACCCTTATTTCTCCCTTTTTTCATGTGAAgagtcaaaaaataaaatgttttttcagaaaaaaatatgacgttattatctgtgtgtgtttaacgGTAACACAGTGTGTATG
Encoded proteins:
- the LOC111857988 gene encoding zinc finger and BTB domain-containing protein 2-like, which codes for MELANHGLVLLQQLNAQRGFGFLCDCTVAIGDVFFKAHKAVLASFSNYFRMLFIHQDSDCVRLKPADIQPDIFSYLLNLMYTGKLAPQLIDPLRLEQGVKFLHAFPLLQEASMASQGTLLHVEQSALLTTSLYGIQISDQQPGGFSSRTHLSPPIEADVLEVKGPSELLPEPIPSSSEDVEMLGESPRANTILHVKPSIMKRNASFRKHYSCHLCGDRFSQRGLLRDHLLLHAQVTFPSEALLSGVLPLPCASTPEQCSRDPDEPQRVASDGGGGSDGEQHLATDSPHAEGLQSQSETPPPSDIADIDNLEAMDLEREVKRRKYECSTCGRKFIQKSHWREHMYIHTGKPYKCSACGKSFCRANQAARHVCLHQSSDSYTMVNRRSIELCPNEDNSQVEALFLSASRPYKCSVCEMSLSSPGEVMKHACFALNAKVPSDSDSQSALPGDELPKDEGSDSSDAKPFINLIKTEDILVE